The Ornithorhynchus anatinus isolate Pmale09 chromosome 16, mOrnAna1.pri.v4, whole genome shotgun sequence genome contains the following window.
GGAAGCCCATGGTGGGGTCTTCTCTGGGGGTGAGATGGGCATCAGAGGCAGACCCAGTTCTCCCATCCCTTAAGGGGCTGCTCCATCACCCCCTGGGGCCCAGTGGTTGGAGGGCCAGtaacccccttccccatcctccttccattTCCCTAAATTCTCCCCACAGGATATTGGGCTTCAACACCAAAGACGATCCTCTCCTCCCGACCCAAGACCCCCTCCTGAAAATGGCACCTTCCGAGCCCAGCGTACTTACCTCCAGCcactgccagagctgggattgaccAGTTCTCATTGTTCTcaccccaaaataataattatattcatGGCCACTTGcccagtgcttactctgggtcacgGATTGGACTCAATCACtgacccgcctggggctcacagtctaaaatgggagaAGATCtggtatcttagccccatttcctagatgaggaaaccgtggGCCAGAGAAGAAGATCGAACCCTTATCTTgcaactcccagtcctatgctctttccattaggtcctaCTGCATCTCAGCCAGGGCTCCCGCTACCAGCCTCCCCAGGGCCAGATGGGCGGGTACCAAGAGGGCAGAGGTCACGGCGAGGATATTGGAGATGGAGTACTGCAGCGTGACGGCGTCATGCGTGTCCATCATGTAGCGCAGCACCATGCCGTGGACCAGGGCCCCCGCGATGAAGCTGATGTGGCCGAGGACGATGAGCACCAGCCCCGTCTTCATCAGGATCTTCCGGTAGGCCCCGAGGCTCCTCCCACCTGGCGGGAGGAGACGAGGCCGAGGCTGGGGGGACGGAGGGGTCCTGAGGCCGAGGGGGTCCTCCCGTCCCAGACTCCGGGAcgcgcgggagggagggaagagccgcTGGGCCCTCAGAACCTCCCTGTgtggtgcggggggcggggggccgagggtTGAAGCGGGTGACGCAGACGGGAAGATGGGGGCGTCAGGCGGGGAGGCCGTGTGCGGCTGGACTTTGTGCAAGCAGCAGATTCTTTCAAAGATTAACCAGTCCTCAAACAGCAGGGTGCTCTCTCCCCcggcctgcccccacccccacattccaGCACCCCGACCCCCAACgtccccaccaccctcctccccagtgaCCAGAACGCTGCCCATCCtcgggcctccccgggcccctctcGCTCTTCTCTGGTCCCCTCCCAACCCAGCCCCCGCAGGTCCGGCCTGCGCCTCGGCAGGGCTGGGTCGGCCCGTTTGGGTTGCCAGGGTGGCACCCACCCCGCACCCATCGCTTTTCCCTGCCGCGGCTGTCAATCGAGGGTGCAGCGGTGACAGCGACGTGGGAGAGAGGCAATGAAGGGAACGGCAGCTTTGTGTCACTTCCCCACGGTGCACACGCTCCCTCCCTCTCGGCCACAGCCACGGCTCCCAGCTCAACGGCGGCaacggcagggggagggggagggcagagggagctgaCAGCGGCTGGGACCCgcaatccccaccccccacccccccaccgctTCACGCACAGCCTCCCCCTCACAGCAGCCGGGTTGGGGGGGCCCCGTGACTGCACCCCCACACCCCGGGTGTGCTCCTGGTAAGCCCCATTGTCGCTTCCGTGCCCCTCCTCTCCGCAGGATCCtctcccacttcttccctccctggattCTCCTCGTGCCCGCCTTCAAGAGGGAGTGGGGGCCTGAAGACGAGCTTCCCGGGGGCCAGGTCTCCCCAGGGCCCAGTGCCTTGTCCCCCACAGATCTGCAGGTTGGTGGTAGCACCTGGACTGACCCTGGGGAACCTGTCTATTGAGCAGCGCAGAGGGGAGTATTGGGgttgggtcggggggcggggatgcGAAGGGGTCTCCAGGCCCCAGGGGTCCTCGAGAGAGAGCAGCTCAGAGGGAGCGTTATGGGGGATGCCAGGAGGTCACCAGGTCGCCTGACCCTCCCGGAGCCCTTAAATTCTCCCTCTCGCAACTCCTCCTCCCCAAGTTCCTAGCAGAGTCCCCATCGTCGGCTATTGTCAGGGGGCCTGAGTGAAGTGggcctcccagacccaggctcccgCTCCCCATCTCTGCCCGCCCTTCCACCAGCCGCCGGCCGAGCCAGGCCCGGCCGGGGGGAACAGCTCACCCAGACGCAGACACATCCTGACTCGCCCGGCGCCTGTAGGCCGCTGCTCCTCCCGAGAGGGTCCCAGTTAGCAGGCCTCCTCTCTCCCGGCGCCCTTCCGGCCCTCAGCGCCCATCCTCCCCGAATCCCGAGGGCCCAGAGCGGGACTCGGTCTCCCTGGCCCAGTCCGCAGCCCCCGACTCTCCCGTACAACGGGGTCCCCTCGGCCCGGGCGCCTCCTCTCCCATCGACCTCCTGCTGCCAAACCCCGGTGGCTCAAAACCTCCTTTGCATCTCGGGTTCCTGTTTGACCAGCTCTGCGGGCCGGGCCGACACAAAGGGCCCGACTCCACCTTCCCCGGCCCCTAGGAGGAATGATTCACGGCTCAGACCCCACCCACAGCGCTTCAGTCACCCTGCTCTAGTTATCTAGGTATGTCAGCCTCTCCCAGCCTTTCCTGGTCTCTCCAGCCTGCGGGCAACCCGCTCCTCTCCCATCCACACTGAGGcaagtcttctctctcccccaactttcccttgtgtgtatacatgtgtgtgtgtgtgtgtatgcgtcaTAAGCTCCCCCTAGGCCGACCTGTTCCCCACTTTCTGGACTCCCCACGATGCCCCGACCAGGAGCCAGAAATAGCAGCCCTGAGGGGGCATTCTTGTGCATCTTGGGGGCAGAAAGGAGGTCGCCCCAGCCTCTCTGAGGTTGTCGCTATGGCTTCTTGAGAAATATGTGGGACTAggagccaggagacttgggttccagttccagctctaCCCCCGGctagctgcatgaccttgggcaagtcccttaacctctccgggtttcagtgtcctcatctgtaaaatgaaaaatgagaTACTGGctcaccttcttagactgtgagggtcaggtggggcagagaatgtgtcaatcaattgtatttattgagcgcttagcccaatctgattatctcgtatcgattctagcgctcagcacagtgttcggcCCAGTTAGTGGATGCTAAATACCGTAATAGGTGTTGTTGTTGCGTCTGTCCCAGTGGGGAGAGGACCAGCTCCAGAACCCAAGGGTCCCAGAGGAGGCCAGGGTGGCCTACCACAACACTCCTGCCATGCTTCTCCAGAGTTTGTGTCCTTGTGATGTGGTTGAGTGGGGGGACAACTCAGGGTGTCTTGGACCGACCCCAAATCTGGGGAACAGAGAGCCAGACCCCGACTCGACTGATGGATCTGGGGCCTTCGGTCCCGGTCTGGATCCCAAGGGACTGTCATTAATGGACCGGTCCTTCCCGGGGAACTGGCCCCGGCGAGGCCGCCGCCAACCTCCCGGATCCCACTTTGGTCTCCGGGCTGCATCTTCAGCTCCCCAGCGGGGCTGCATTCAAGCCTGAGAGGAGCAAACCCGAGATGACCACCTTCTGCCCGGTAacggggagttggggggtggggcaggagccaTCGAATCCGGCCACTCAATTGGTTGCTCTAGAGGCCTCGGGCAGACGGACGGCcgagcccctcctgcccccggccATCCAGCcgcccagctctgcaatttgcaTTTGGTGCCTGGCGGCTCCAGGATCGCAGCTCTGTCCTCTATGGCGCTGCTCCCACGCCACTGTCTACTGCTCAGCTCGACTCTAATGAGGTTTCACATTTCCCCGGGCCCTTTCTGGAAGGGGCTTGTGAGGAATCAGACCccggaagaaagaggagagggtgagGTAGCCCAGTAGATGATCTGGAAGGAACAccctggctctcttcccccttcataatatctctactgtgctttcccctcctctccaatcCGATGATTCTATTGTGCTCCCCAAGTCCctggggggagcagggaagggcagggattacGGTTATGAGCCCCATCTTacagctggagaaactgaggcccagagaggtcgagtgactcgttcaaggtcacgcagGGAATCACGGTTGAACCCGACTGCGACACTCGTCTCTTGGCTCCCAGCTGGATGCTGGGCTCCTCACGTGTCCTACACCCACCCGGCTGGGCTAATCTCCGCCTGGCCTCCGCTCTCTGCTGGGCTCGCAAAAAGAAGTCTGGAGCCTGATTTCCAAACCCAGTGGTATCCACGCTGAGTCTGATCTCATtattctgtgtgtctgtgtgagtgtgtgcatgcgtgtCTATGCACGGAGAAGGGGCACCCGGAAGAACCCCCTCAGAGAATCAACAGCTAATGGGCCTTCAATCCTTCCCTGCTTCCATCTGGTAGCAGATTTTGACTCGgaaatgtccgtcttcccctctagtctgtaaccttcttgagggcaggcatcatgtcttactgtaatgcactttcccaaatacttagagcagtgctctgagcacagtgttcaataaatactattgattgactgaggaaacTGGAATCgggaaagcagcagggcctgggagtccgaggacttgggttctgaatcTGACCCCGCCAGGGTGACCGCTGTGACACCCTGGGCAacccactttacttctccgtgcctcaattccctcatctgcagaatgaggatacaatacctgttctctctcctgcttagaccgtgaaccctatggaGGGACTGATTtgtttgaatctgccccagcacctaatacagtgcttggcacatggtaagctcttaactcaatgtgggcagggaatatgttatattgtactttcccaagcacttagtgcagtgatctgcaataagtgttcaataaatacgattgactaatttttatcatcattagtagtagtggaGCCTGGGTATGGGGCAGATCTCTTACGCCCTGGGCCGCAGCCCAGATCTTGCTGTCTTGGGCCCTGAgactgagagggaggaaggaggggagaacagggggaCCAGGGTCCAAAGACCCTCCCCAGATCATCCAGCTGAGCctggctcacagcacttatgtccatatctgttatttatttctattaatgtatttctattaatgtctgtctccccctctagcccgtaagtctgttgtggccaggaaatgtgtcaattatattgttatactatactctcccaagagcttagtaccgtactctgcacacagtaagtgctcaacaaattcgatTGACAGACTGGGGTCTCAAGGGCATAAACTGGATCGGCAGGGGAGGGGAACTGGGCCGAGGCGGGGATGGATGGGCAATTTCTGCCTAAGTTTGTGCATCTGTAGAACAGGGGCTTGGCCTGGGAAAAgcgctttagttcagtgctctgcactcaataagtgctcaataagtaacactgGCTGATGAATCGATGACCGGGCCAGACCCCAGAATTTCTTCCCTCCCAATATCCAGCCCTTTGCCTGAGCAGGCCAGGGCGATCGAACATCGCCCAAGCATCCGGCAGGCTGGTGCCCGCTCTCCTGCTGACCTACTAAATACATCCAAACCGGGCCAAACCCCTATTAGCGAGATCACACCAGCTGCTGTTCCGCTTGGCCACTGCTGGTTCGGCCTCCGCTAAATCCTCGGGTTTAGGGTGATTCTCCATGCTCCAGGCAGGTGGGCTACCTCCTCACTTACCACACCTTCTGGATctcatttctgggcctcaatccctgcttctccacttccctccctgacccGCTCACCCCTCTTTCTCCTTAAGGCCACCTCGCACCTCAGGGGGTGTCACAAACCCTTCTCAATATTAGGGAGTTGTACACCTCTGGCCTTCCCTGAAAAGGTAGCTCCCACCTTGGATGGGTCTGTATTATCGCTCAGACTCAGGTGTTGCTCTCTCCGCTCGCCCAACCTCCCCAACTCTGAAACGAATTAGCAAACATTCCAATCATTCCTCCAGCCCCTAACTTCTCTCCCGCCACAACTCAGGACTACAACAGTTCCCTCTTTTGTCTTCTAGCTGTGCCTCGCCCCACCTCTCTCCAATGCCGTGGCCAtggcagggtggagagggagtaAATCGAGGTCAGAGCTTTGGGGTAGCTTAGCAGGCCTCTGGCTcaaccagtcttttttttttggttaatggtCTTTACTaaggctatgtgccaggcactgttctaaacactggggtagccaGGCCTTAGCCTCCTGGCCATCTCACCTCTCCGGCCATTCCGAGTTGACCATCCAGGACTGGGGCCACGGCATGCTCCTCCCCCTTAATCACCTCCCCTTTAAGCTCTTTCATGTctccccgtctccgtccccaGCCCCGAGATCCCCTCATCACTAAGCCTCGGCCTTCCACCCTAATCTCACTGTAAAGTCAAGACTCAGGCTTTCTCCTGATTAAGGGATTTTACTTCAAGTGAAAGTATTCGCTCCACTAGGGAGCCTCAGCCCCTGAAGCCAGCACCCGGTCGGCCGGAGAACTAGCGGGCTGGAAATGTTTTACGGAAATTTTGTTTTAAAAGCACTAATATCTGCCTCATTAGCTGACTAGCGATAAGGAGATTTGCCGGTGGCTCTCTGCTTTTCGGTTCAGCAGAGTTGAGAGGCCGGAAGCTCAGTGGGGGGCTCTCATCCGCCGACACCATTCATTTTTGACTTACTTCCACCTGCCCGCACGAGGGTGGcgatgggatggagaaggagctcgtcggaaatcctatctcctccaaaggTCTTTCCTGGATTCATTTTACATCTGTCCAGATCTCAGccgatatagactgtaagctccctgagggcagggatcgtgtctgccaactctccgaagtgcttagtacagtgctgtgcccaaagggcacgataaatatcattgatttcctCCCAACTTCCTCCCAAGGGCACTTCTGTATtcacaatcgatggtatttatcgaatgcttactgtgtgcagagcactatactaagcgctcaggagagtacagagttggtagacacccacTCTTAGAGTTTCTGCACACGGCAACTTATCTACCCTGCTACGAGCCATTACTCATCCACCAATCCATCTTCCCAGTCTCTTGTTCCtcctgtaatcatcatcatcataagaatagtggtatttgttaagcactgtgtgtcagtcaatgtactaagcattggggtagatacaagataatcaggtgggacacacagggctcacagtctaagtaggcggaagAAAAGGTatccaatccccattctgcagatgaggaaacagacacggagccaataagtgactggcccaaggtcacgcagctggcaaatgacagagctggcattcaacccaggttctctgactcctgggtccatgctctttcccctagggcacATCGACTCTGAGTCCATTTTGtctgtttgtgttgtgttttaacgTTTCATCACTCCTGCTGAGTCTCTCTCTAATCTCCTCTCTCCACAAactttcagactgtgaaccccacgaggggcaggaactgtgtttaattcccacctggatattttctccaagagctcaacacagtactttgcactcagtaggcgcttaataaatactcctatAACACTGCTTCCAAAATTTAGTCTTTCTTCCCAGCAGGATCGTTAGCTGGAGCATTTCGTCTAACtcgattatactcttccaagcacgcaGAACTTTGCCCCGGTGGGAAGTCCCaactattgattgatgaactgGGAGGGGTCTGGATGTGTAAATTAGGCTGCCAATCACTTAAAGTGTGAATGTCAAGATTTCTAGGCAGGCATCTTGTTTGCACGGCGCTTCATCCCGTGCAAGTTAATTTtgggtattaataatgttgggctTGCCCTCAGGCCAAAAGAGAAtgtaaaaaaaatctgaaaatctcTTCAAATCCCCCATGCTCCACTGCCTGGGACCATTAATATTTGCATGCATTGTCCCACACCTCAGCTTTTTATATTCATGGATATATCCTACAGACCAACTTGCATAAGTTATTCATCAGCCTGGGGTTGCTGCATGCTTTTAAAATCCTGTTATCTTGAAAATTAAATGGCAAGCTGgttctctgttttcccttctcctgtcAGCCACGTACCACACACTCACTGCCCTAGTTTATGTCCTGAGAGTTTCTATCCTCTTACCCCATCACCCTCCTCAACAGAGCGTGTTCCTAAACACCTGACCACGGCACCCAGTGGTTCCAAACTGTGTCGGTTGGGCAATGGAGCTTTCGTCACCCTGTATCCATCCAAGCGCAGATGGGAGGTGATGCAGAACCTCAATTTCTCCTCCAgctccgggataataataatcgtggtgtcttttaagcacttactatgttcccagcactatcctaagtgccgAGGTGTATACGTGACAATCAGGTCAGAGAagggccctatcccacatgggatccacagtgtaagtgggaaggagaacaagcattggatcctcattttaaagatgaggaaactgaggcagagaaatgcagcgccttgtccaaggtctcacagcaggcaaatggccgagccgggattggaacccgggtcctctgactcctaaccctgtgctctttgccaataggccacgctgatttTCAATAATGGCCAAAATGTACCACCGTGTCCCAGCTGGTGCCATCCACAACATCGCACATATCCAcaaaatcgatcatatttattgagtgcttactgcacgtagcgcactggattaagcatttaggagagtacaatacagagtcagtagacgtgttccttgctcgtgagcttaaagtctagaaggtgagacagacactaaattaaataatttatagacatgttAAGTGCTGTAGGTCTGAGGGTGGTGCGAATACTCAGCTGTAAATACGGCTAGTCCATCAAGCCATACCTTGCAACTCACTCTTCCACTCGAGCTCTCTTCCGGATCCCTGATTAGCTAGTACCTCCCCCAAcctttagaacagagcctggcacataataagcatttaacaagtaccacaattatcatcatctccaTGCCCTCTCGCTAAGAGGAAGCCACCCGGTAACCCATCTGGGGGACGCGCATACTTCCCTCGACGACGGCAGACTCTCGCTGCAGAGAACTGAGATTTTTCTGCTCATCGGCCTTAGGCGGCATCCCTACCTTTCAGAGGGAGACCGGCTTGGGGGTGGTTTAGGACTGGCTCTGCACGATCCCTCGCTTCTTCTGGAAAATTCAAGCCATCGTTCTCGTGATGACAGGATTCTCTCATTAGTTGACAGATACGTTTCACCGACAGTAGCGTCATCTTCAAACACTGAGGGTACCTGGACAACTCCCTGCACCTGGGTAGAACGCGGGGACAGGTGTTACTCTGTCTGACGCTCTTTCCGCCCCCCACACTAAGCCCACCGGTGAAGCCTACCCCTACTTGGCAACAGCCCAGGCAACGCAGGCTCAAAGTGGGGAGGCCGAACATGCCTACGCGCTCCGAACTCGAAGTACCACTAACTGGTTTTCGCAAACCAGAGGCTCGTAAGTCTCCCGGTGGTCCCCGGGTGGCGAGAGACCTTCAAACAGATGGTTGCAGTTTGTTCGATCCTCCCCCGTTCCTCACCCTCGCTCTGTATAGTTCCAGCCCGGCCGGATGGGGACCGCCAACTGGCCCCGCTAAGATGAAGGTTGCTTGTCCGCTTGTCCCCGGCTTTGCAAGTCTGCCAGACGTCGACCGGCCCACCTCGGTGGacggccagaggaggcaggagttcaaatcccagagcGGGATGGGGGAGAAGTAGCGCAAGATGCCGACTGGATCCCGGGGTGATCGTGGCTTGGTGCCCATTCTGCGCCCGGACTTCGTGCTTCCTCCCACCAGCAGGGAATGCTTACTTCTCTCCCCCAACTTGCTATTCCTCAATGCGTCCATGCAGGGATCTTCTGCAGAGCTGCACGCCAGaaacccgccccctcctccggcacGCATGATTACGGTGAGGTGAGGCTCGACTTCTCTTGGGAAGACCAAAATCCATCTCTAGGGGGCAGGCTAGGCCAGGCCTGACGACTCATCCTTCCGCGGCGCGGCGCGGGGGTGTTCCCCTTCCCTTTGGGGCAACCAAATGACACCGTCCAGCAACGGGGCCGGGTTGGCGCCCCCGGTTCCGTACTCACAGCCATTCCCTTTTCGTTGGGAATCACTCTTTCCCCGTTGCAATCCGTCCATCTCCCAGGGGGCACGGACCCGTGGCGTCCCCGCGTTTCGACGAAGCCCTGGGCTCCGCGGTTCCTGCCGCCGCCTCAGGAAAATGCAACGGGAGTCGAAATACGACAGAAATCTTTATTAAAACGTGTCCTTCGGTAATATGTTTGCATACATacgatacacacacatacatatgtacaCTCTTACACACCTTCACGGATCACCACCAGCAGTTAAccaataaattaaaaaaaggaggcgggggggaggccggggagagggacgaggggaagggggcagaggagaggggtaaAATTTCCAGGTGTGATCTCATCGGCAATAGCATCTTTCTCAGATTCACACCGGGCAGAACTTGTGACCACAGAATATCTGAAATAAAATAGCATAAACCGCAgttgagggtgagggagggagaaaaagtgtcCGAAAGATGCAATTACGATAAGTGTGCTTCTCGGAACGGTAGAGTTCCATCTCATAGTCTGCCTTGGCTCTCCTCTGCCTTGCGCCCTTCTGCCGGGGCACCGTGGGCCCTTGggctctctgcccctctggccTTTGGACTGGGGGGACGGGCTGCAGTCTGAGAGCGGGGGGAGCCACATTCGTCGGAGGTGAGGTCGGGCACGTCGTCCGACTGGGTGTCGGAGCTTTCCAAGTCGCTGCGGATGCTCTCGGGCTGGGCCAGGGTGATGTCCCACGTCTTGCTGCCGACACAGTCCTTTCGGTCACAGCTTTGGTGTCTGCAGGCCGGGGGGCCCtccccagccgccgccgccgccgcctcctcctcttcctcctcctcctcctcttcgttctCTGCCATCTGGGCCTGAACGTGCAGCGAGTCCTCGGTGCTACTCCCGCTAACTAGCTGGTAGTGACTTGGCTTGGCTTCAATGTCCACTTGGATCTCCATATTGGTGCACTCTCTGAGGAGACAAAACCCACCTTGCTGAGTCAGGAACCGGGGCGTCTGAGTCAC
Protein-coding sequences here:
- the TMEM54 gene encoding transmembrane protein 54 isoform X2, producing the protein MFGLPTLSLRCLGCCQVGVGFTGGLSVGGGKSVRQSNTCPRVLPRCRELSRYPQCLKMTLLSVKRICQLMRESCHHENDGLNFPEEARDRAEPVLNHPQAGLPLKGGRSLGAYRKILMKTGLVLIVLGHISFIAGALVHGMVLRYMMDTHDAVTLQYSISNILAVTSALLIISCGITAIVLSRYLSRTPLRWAVFIMSLTSALFSVTCALGLLASIAITFANQGQSLLATCSFSSPELAQFSPDCPFDPTRIYSSTLCLWGISLVLEVAESIFSVRCAQLIHQLLELKPWWGKSSTRMHPDSSGETEAQRG
- the TMEM54 gene encoding transmembrane protein 54 isoform X3, whose translation is MFGLPTLSLRCLGCCQVGVGFTGGLSVGGGKSVRQSNTCPRVLPRCRELSRYPQCLKMTLLSVKRICQLMRESCHHENDGLNFPEEARDRAEPVLNHPQAGLPLKGGRSLGAYRKILMKTGLVLIVLGHISFIAGALVHGMVLRYMMDTHDAVTLQYSISNILAVTSALLIISCGITAIVLSRYLSRTPLRWAVFIMSLTSALFSVTCALGLLASIAITFANQGQSLLATCSFSSPELAQFSPDCPFDPTRIYSSTLCLWGISLVLEVAESIFSVRCAQLIHQLLELKPWWGKSSTRMDPAPQPS
- the TMEM54 gene encoding transmembrane protein 54 isoform X1 → MFGLPTLSLRCLGCCQVGVGFTGGLSVGGGKSVRQSNTCPRVLPRCRELSRYPQCLKMTLLSVKRICQLMRESCHHENDGLNFPEEARDRAEPVLNHPQAGLPLKGGRSLGAYRKILMKTGLVLIVLGHISFIAGALVHGMVLRYMMDTHDAVTLQYSISNILAVTSALLIISCGITAIVLSRYLSRTPLRWAVFIMSLTSALFSVTCALGLLASIAITFANQGQSLLATCSFSSPELAQFSPDCPFDPTRIYSSTLCLWGISLVLEVAESIFSVRCAQLIHQLLELKPWWGKSSTRMVGDSPELSEGRDLLSCSSSEPLAL